The genomic stretch AAATCATGAAGATGATGCCTCATCTCCTGAAAATCTTAGTATCTTTTGCATGTAAAAAATGACTCTTTCTTCATCAACTCTCAAGATTAGTTGCCCTTGATGAACATCTATGATTGCTCTTCCTGTAGCAAGAAATGGTCTACCCAAAATTATCGGTTCATCAGGACATTCTTTCATTTCAAGTACTATAAAATCTACAAGGAAAACAAACTTATCTACTCTTACAAGCAAATTTTCAATTATTCCCCTAGGTTTCTTTGTACTTTGATCTGCAAACTGAAGAGAAACACCTATGTCTTTCATTTCACCAAGATCCAATTTTCTAAAGATAGAAAATGACATCAAATTTATTGAAGCTCCAGAATCGCAAAGTGCTTTTTCAAAATATACACCTCCCAAAGTGCATGGAATGGTAAAACTGCCAGGATCACCAAATTTTTGTGGTAgtttattttgaagtatagcaCTGCATTTTTCAGTAAGCATTACCACAGAAACTTCTTccaattttcttttacttgacaaaatttcttttaaaaatttagcaTATAAAGGCATTTGCAACAAAGCATCAGTAaaaagtgtgagcacgtgatttttgtttacacgacaattactccaaaagtaatcaaaaaataataacaaatggccttgctgtacaatttttggagttTACGTGACATTTTGTtagctatttgtggttttgtccgtgttgatttagtcttatcaaacaaaaatacaaaatatatgtcgcGTGTAAGTTCAGGATatcattctactattaggaattaatcaaaccataattcggttattaaaagaaaaatcacaaaatatgcatcttttattctatttttgccattaagtaattttattttaattaaatgttaatatgtgtgataattgttgtttaatgtttgtatagttttattttacaatttagttgggatttttagaaattaaaagaagaaaataaaggggTTTTAAAACTAAAGGAATTCGGACTTGGGCTTAAAATTGAGACCAAGAAACAGGCCCAATATATTTTCCCATGACCCAGTCCAGTTCGGCCTCGTCAAACGACGTCGTCCAAGGCCTAccagatctggaccgttgatctgacaTATCTAACGGTCCAATTCAATTCCCGTtttaaaaccaaacgacgccgtataagggTGTTCAATCAGAGCCGTCCATCTCGTTCAATCCTACGGCCTCCCCTACTCCTTATTTAACCCGACCCATTTAACCCCATAGACCGACCCAGTCTCACTTAAATCACACGACGCCGTTTCACCCCAGTGAAGGATCTGGGTCGTGGATCATTCTTGATCTAACGGTCCAGATCAAATGTCCCACTAAACTATATAACCCCAATCCCTTCACCCCGCGCCCTAAGCCGGACCCCCCCTTTGCCCTTAGGTCGTCTCCCTCACCCAAACCCCAAATcccttagaaccctagcgccgccccctttcccttcaCCGTAAAACCCAACGGCAacaatgccggtgaccaccaccttaacaccctaggaccactcaACCGCCCTGAACACAGATCTGCTAACCttaggtctcgaatcttcccccaccgtctcgaatcttcatttgaagattcgagccgggcCTCGACCtgtgccaaaccaccccaaatccatgccaggcactcccctgacctctctcatgaccaaaccaggtttggtttggtccgaatccaaccaggacaacctgaatcccaaatctgccctaagaaccctagaagtcCCGAGTCCGATTTTTGTCCGTTTGAACCATAAGTttagggtctaatagaccttaatcgaagtgttctcagtttgagaacacttcgattaaagtccgttcaaccccaaaaaaGGTCTTTTCAAATCCGAGACAAGGCCTTCTGATTTTTTCAAGCCTTTAAGGTATTTCTGTTTCCCTTCTCCTTGTCAgttcattttgttgttttgttatagttaaatgtctgttcatatgtccaaatgtttagttgatttgttttgaattttttgtgtCGACTGTTCTGTCCTTGCCCGGACCTCTCATTTGGTCGAATCTCTTTTGCTATTTGTTGATGAGTGTATGTGTTTAACAGAGTAatcgtttgaaataaatttcgatcgattaattagttcccagggtcatttcttgttttgacagtgcaatctgaaccccctATTCAATACTGTTCGATTCCGATCATTAGCtgttgattgtatgtgttgtaattcgcgtagtcgattcaatatatgtcgtcaattagtttcagccttgaatggtaataatttgattcatgttatttgttttctgctgaagctttgtttgaatccaattaaGAATTGAGTATAGCTGCTTGTTAGTGTGTTCAATTCGAATCAGAAACATTTAAGGGTTGGGTTATAGTTACATTTCAGGTTTgagtctgaattgatggcatgtgcactcttgggcagcatgtgcattaTAGTTTCCTTATTGAATTAGAGCAAATGAGAcaacatgtgctgtcagggcatatgCAGGCTGCCCATACTCTTGTTTTAGCTTAATAAAAAAGAAATCACTTTTAATATTTAAAGATAGGGCTGTcagggggaatctcatgggaggggttTTTATTTTAAT from Nicotiana sylvestris chromosome 12, ASM39365v2, whole genome shotgun sequence encodes the following:
- the LOC138883321 gene encoding uncharacterized protein translates to MPLYAKFLKEILSSKRKLEEVSVVMLTEKCSAILQNKLPQKFGDPGSFTIPCTLGGVYFEKALCDSGASINLMSFSIFRKLDLGEMKDIGVSLQFADQSTKKPRGIIENLLVRVDKFVFLVDFIVLEMKECPDEPIILGRPFLATGRAIIDVHQGQLILRVDEERVIFYMQKILRFSGDEASSS